A stretch of Oncorhynchus gorbuscha isolate QuinsamMale2020 ecotype Even-year linkage group LG24, OgorEven_v1.0, whole genome shotgun sequence DNA encodes these proteins:
- the LOC124013135 gene encoding trophoblast glycoprotein-like yields the protein MPDLAPLIVLFALLCSISGRASGCPLRCECSEAAHTVKCVSKYLRSVPSGIPGYTRNLFITGNQISRIGPESFKGLDNLTTLSLSNNRITEIESQTFSGLRSLRSLDLSSNQLTVINPEAFTVPGHTLRELNLSRALYNHSSVMDLAMSLRWSTLGEIRTLDLSGNSLIYLPSHTFSYLGGLRRLILANNSLVALYNGTFSGLDSLEQLDLTFNALRTVQEEGLAELDSLCPGARLILGENPWTCICGMEPFAAWLNSSQGHVGDAESLVCAFPPDMRNISLLRLAAGQAGVGGDRVALGCHRVDEGADLALQTSYVFLGIVLGFVGLIFLLVLYLNRQGIKKRINDMREACTEVLEGYHYRYEHDADPRLSQVSTTADI from the exons ATGCCGGATTTGGCCCCACTAATTGTTTTGTTTGCGCTGCTCTGTTCAATCTCTGGGCGCGCATCCGGATGCCCTCTCCGGTGCGAATGCTCAGAAGCCGCGCACACCGTCAAGTGTGTTTCCAAATACTTGCGGAGTGTCCCGTCCGGGATACCAGGGTACACGAGGAATCTGTTTATAACGGGAAATCAGATCAGCAGAATTGGACCAGAATCGTTCAAAGGGCTGGACAATTTAACCACGTTGTCACTGAGTAACAACAG gaTAACAGAGATAGAGTCTCAGACGTTTTCCGGACTGCGTTCCCTCCGCTCTCTGGACCTGAGCTCCAACCAGCTGACTGTCATCAACCCAGAGGCCTTCACTGTCCCGGGCCACACCCTCAGGGAGCTCAACCTCAGCCGAGCTCTCTACAACCACTCCTCTGTCATGGACCTGGCTATGTCTCTTCGCTGGTCCACCCTGGGGGAGATCCGGACCCTGGACCTGTCAGGAAACAGCCTGATCTACCTGCCCTCTCACACCTTCTCCTACCTGGGGGGCCTGCGGAGGCTCATCCTGGCCAACAACTCCCTGGTGGCCCTCTACAATGGCACCTTCTCTGGGCTGGACTCTCTGGAGCAGCTGGATCTGACCTTCAACGCTCTGCGGACCGTCCAGGAGGAGGGCCTGGCTGAGCTGGACTCGCTGTGTCCCGGGGCGAGACTCATTCTAGGGGAGAACCCCTGGACCTGTATCTGTGGCATGGAGCCCTTCGCTGCCTGGCTCAACTCCTCCCAGGGACATGTGGGGGACGCAGAGAGCCTGGTGTGTGCCTTCCCCCCAGACATGAGGAACATCTCTCTGCTGAGGTTGGCGGCTGGACAGGCTGGGGTGGGCGGGGACAGGGTGGCGCTGGGGTGCCACAGGGTGGATGAGGGGGCGGACCTGGCCCTCCAGACTTCCTACGTGTTCCTAGGGATCGTCCTGGGCTTCGTGGGACTCATCTTCCTCTTGGTCCTCTACCTCAACCGGCAGGGCATCAAGAAGAGGATCAATGACATGCGGGAAGCATGCACAGAGGTGTTGGAGGGATACCACTACCGCTACGAGCACGACGCCGACCCCAGGCTCTCACAGGTCTCCACCACGGCAGACATTTGA